GTCGGGGCCCGAGGGCATTCGGGTGCGCGATGGCGAGGCGCTGTCGATCGACGTGGTCTTCAGCGCCGCGTTCAGCGGGAGCCAGGCGGTGCTGGAGTTGGTGCAGCAGCAGCTGCGGGCGATCGGCGTCGACCTTCGGCTTCGGCTGGTCACGCCCGCCGAGTCCGCGCAGCTTCAAGAGGACGGCGATTACGACTTCTACTTCTACAACACCACCAGGGCCGATCCCGACATCCTCCGAACCCTGTTCTCCACCGATTTCGTCAATCGCAATCTGCGGGCATCCGATGAGGAACTCGACCCGCTGTTGGCCCGGCAGGCGGCCACGCTCGACGTCGACGAGCGCGATGCGCTGGTGGCCGAGGCGCAGCTGTTGATCGTCGATCGCGGGTTCGCGATCCCGTTGTTCGAGTTGTCGCAGGCGATCGGGGTGTCGGGCGACGTGCACGATCTCGCCTTCGAGGCCTCCGCCCGGCTGCGATTCCACGATGTGTGGCTGGCCGACCGATGAGCCCGGCCTATCTGGGTCGCAGGCTGGCGCAATCGGGGCTGGTGCTGCTGGCCGCGTTCACGGTGACCTTCGTGGTGCTGTACCTGCTGCCCAGCGATCCGGTGCGGATCATGCTCGACGCGGGTGGTGAGGGCGGCTATGTCGATCCGGCCGAGATCGCCGCGCTGCGTGCCGAGCATGGCTTGGATCAGCCGCTGCTGATCCAGTACCTCGGCGCGCTCGGTCGGGTGGTGACCGGCGATCTGGGCACGTCGATCGTGTCCGGGGCTCCGGTGACGCAGTCGATCGGGGAGGCGCTGCCGCACACGCTGGCGTTGGCGGGCTCCGCGTTGCTGGTGGCGGTGCTGCTCGGCGGGGCGGTCGCGGTGGGCGGTACCGCGCTACGCCTGACCTGGTTGCGGAATCTGGTGCTGTCGCTGCCCGCGCTGGCGTTGGCGGCGCCCACGTTCTGGGTGGGCCTGCTGCTGCTGCAGTTCGTCTCGTTCCAGGTCGGGCTACTGCCCGCCTTCGGCAACGACGGCATCGCCACCCTGGTTCTGCCCACCGTCACGTTGGCCTTGCCGACCGCGGCGGCGGTGGCCCAGGTGTTGGCCG
This Actinoalloteichus hymeniacidonis DNA region includes the following protein-coding sequences:
- a CDS encoding ABC transporter permease, with the translated sequence MSPAYLGRRLAQSGLVLLAAFTVTFVVLYLLPSDPVRIMLDAGGEGGYVDPAEIAALRAEHGLDQPLLIQYLGALGRVVTGDLGTSIVSGAPVTQSIGEALPHTLALAGSALLVAVLLGGAVAVGGTALRLTWLRNLVLSLPALALAAPTFWVGLLLLQFVSFQVGLLPAFGNDGIATLVLPTVTLALPTAAAVAQVLAGGLTDAWRQPYIETARAKGAGQLRVHLAHALRNAVIPTITMSGVLIGQLSAGAVVVETVFSRVGIGRLAQSAVTAQDIPVVQGLVLLAALVFVLVNLLVDLVVPLLDPRISAPAAS